In the genome of Nymphaea colorata isolate Beijing-Zhang1983 chromosome 9, ASM883128v2, whole genome shotgun sequence, one region contains:
- the LOC116260340 gene encoding uncharacterized protein LOC116260340 isoform X2 — MRANSKRKLKRLKSSETNMPPTDHSAIQSLDECLLFPVEEIVQYPLPGYIAPVSVSFSPDDSLISFLFCPNNSLNHNVFVFDPATQQQVLVFSPPGGGLEESRLSAEEKLRRERLRERGLGVTRYEWAKSCSKPAKIMIPLPSGIYVQEVPGLEAELKLPSTSCSPIIDPHLSPDGSMLAYVRDHELYVLNLSSGESKQLTSGAKETAKTHGLAEYIAQEEMDRKSGFWWSLDGKHIAFTQVDATEIPLFRIMHQGKDCVGSDAQEDHAYPFSGTSNVKVRLGVVSASGGEITWMDLLCGTQDKDRDDEEYLARVTWMPDNVLAAQVLNRCHSKLKIIMFDISTGHRTLLLVEESDVWINLHDCFMPLHKGVNKFAKGFIWASEKTGFRHLYLHDRNGNCLGPITEGDWMVEQIAGVNENAGLLYFTGTKDGPLESNLYCVSLFPDWTHTLQIPQRLTHGKGRHVVVLDHQMQRFIDIHDSLNTPPKVFLCSLLDGSLLMPLFEHPRTVPRFKRLQLMPPEIFEVPAVDGTILYGALYRPDSKRFGPPPYKTLVSVYGGPSVQIVYDSWLNTVDMRAQYFRSKGILVWKLKGFEVVPTTK, encoded by the exons ATGCGTGCGAATTCGAAAAGGAAGCTCAAGCGATTGAAATCATCTGAGACCAACATGCCTCCTACTGATCATTCTGCTATACAGAGCCTAGACGAATGCTTACTCTTCCCTGTTGAAGAGATTGTCCAGTACCCTTTGCCTGGCTACATTGCCCCGGTCTCTGTCAGCTTTAGTCCTGATGATAGCTTGATTTCGTTCTTGTTCTGTCCCAACAATTCTTTGAACCACAATGTCTTCGTCTTCGACCCTGCAACACAACAGCAAGTGTTGGTTTTTAGTCCACCAGGTGGGGGCCTGGAAGAAAGCAGGCTGTCTGCAGAAGAGAAGCTGAGGAGGGAAAGGCTAAGAGAAAGAGGGTTGGGAGTCACCCGGTATGAATGGGCAAAGTCTTGCTCTAAGCCTGCCAAAATCATGATCCCTCTGCCTAGCGGG ATCTATGTTCAGGAAGTTCCTGGTCTGGAGGCCGAACTTAAGCTTCCTAGTACTTCTTGCTCCCCAATAATTGATCCTCACCTCTCTCCAGATGGATCTATGCTTGCGTATGTAAGAGATCATGAGCTATACGTTCTAAATTTGTCAAGCGGTGAATCCAAGCAGTTAACATCTGGTGCTAAGGAAACTGCAAAG ACTcatggtcttgctgagtatattGCACAG GAGGAGATGGACCGAAAATCTGGTTTCTGGTGGTCATTAGATGGAAAACACATTGCATTTACGCAAGTTGATGCAACTGAAATACCACTTTTCAGAATCATGCATCAAGGTAAAGATTGTGTTGGCTCTGATGCTCAAGAAGATCATGCCTATCCATTCTCTGGCACTTCAAATGTTAAAGTGCGCCTTGGTGTTGTTTCGGCTTCTGGCGGTGAAATTACATGGATGGACCTTCTTTGTGGCACACAGGATAAAGACAGAGATGATGAAGAGTATTTAGCAAGAGTCACATGGATGCCTGACAATGTTCTTGCTGCTCAGGTTCTGAATAGATGTCATTCTAAGCTAAAGATAATTATGTTTGACATCAGTACGGGTCATAGGACACTCCTCTTGGTGGAAGAATCTGATGTCTGGATTAATTTACATGACTGCTTTATGCCACTCCACAAGGGTGTCAACAAGTTTGCAAAAGGCTTTATATGGGCTAGTGAGAAGACTGGCTTTAGGCATCTTTATCTACACGACAGGAATGGTAATTGCTTAGGCCCCATTACTGAGGGCGATTGGATGGTTGAGCAAATTGCTGGTGTAAACGAGAATGCTGGACTTCTTTATTTTACTGGGACCAAAGATGGACCTCTGGAGTCCAACTTATACTGTGTTAGCTTATTTCCTGATTGGACCCATACATTACAGATACCCCAGAGGTTGACCCATGGGAAAGGGAGACATGTGGTTGTCCTAGATCATCAGATGCAGAGGTTTATTGATATTCATGACTCTCTCAATACACCCCCCAAAGTGTTTCTTTGTTCACTTCTTGATGGAAGCTTGTTGATGCCCCTGTTTGAGCACCCACGTACTGTTCCTCGATTCAAAAGGCTTCAACTAATGCCACCAGAAATTTTTGAGGTCCCAGCAGTTGATGGTACTATACTTTATGGTGCCCTGTATCGACCTGATAGTAAAAGGTTTGGGCCTCCACCATACAAGACCTTAGTCAGTGTCTATGGTGGTCCAAGTGTCCAAATTGTTTATGATTCATGGTTGAATACTGTTGATATGAGAGCACAATATTTTCGGAGCAAAGGCATCCTAGTTTGGAAG CTTAAGGGATTCGAGGTAGTACCAACTACCAAGTAA